In the Theobroma cacao cultivar B97-61/B2 chromosome 1, Criollo_cocoa_genome_V2, whole genome shotgun sequence genome, one interval contains:
- the LOC18611784 gene encoding G-type lectin S-receptor-like serine/threonine-protein kinase LECRK3 yields the protein MATILLLLLSIMSTAVAQTRNTNITLGSSLTPTGQSTWLSPSGLYAFGFYQQAAKSYAVGIFLAGVPQRTVVWTANRDDPPVKSTARLLLTTDGRLILQSPQGREVYIIDSSEKIATASMLNTGNFVVYNSDQKVIWQSFDHPTTTILQGQRLLAGVELFSSVSETDQSTGIFRLKMQNDGNLVQYPVETPDTASYAYWASGTDGRGDNVSLNLDKDGHLYLLNSTGFNIKDIFEGGYDKNGTIYLMKIDSDGIFRLYSYEFNQNGNQSVLWSSTSDKCDPKGLCGFNSYCVNEDKEADCRCLPGFAPVIEGNFSAGCERNFSTESCKSEEGRIQYTIQAVENTVWEDSGYSVLSLTTKEDCETACSEDCTCEAAMFKDTECKMQRLPLRFGRRNLRDSNVALIKVGLSSESRKHDVSKERMEKLRMDILIIGVSLIGFAIIVLVISGAFIYRSHVFRYKRFSTHSGIRLCENVAPISFSFEEIEQMTHNFKEEIGKGAFGTVYKGTAMLDNGVKVVAVKKLDKVSNQGEREFQNEMKIIGRTHHRNLVRLIGYCHKGANRLLVYEYMVNGSLADVLFTPEKRPCWNERVEIARNIARGLLYLHEECDTQIIHCDIKSQNILMDEQGNAKISDFGLAKLLKPDQSKTFTGIRGTRGYVAPEWHMKLPITVKADVYSFGVVVLEIICCRRSVNWSLLEEEAVLEEWVYDCFQGGELRKLVGDDEEVDEKQLERMVRVGLWCILDEPTLRPSMKKVLLMLEGTVDIPVPPSPTSFFSAI from the coding sequence ATGGCCACCATTTTATTACTTCTTCTTTCCATCATGTCAACTGCAGTAGCTCAAACAAGGAATACCAACATAACTCTAGGCTCATCGCTAACACCCACAGGCCAATCTACATGGCTATCCCCTTCTGGCCTATATGCCTTTGGATTTTACCAGCAAGCTGCCAAGAGCTATGCTGTCGGAATTTTTCTTGCTGGAGTTCCCCAAAGGACAGTGGTTTGGACAGCCAACCGAGATGATCCTCCAGTTAAAAGCACAGCTAGGTTGCTTCTTACGACTGATGGAAGGCTCATTCTGCAATCACCGCAGGGACGAGAAGTATACATCATTGATTCTTCTGAAAAAATTGCCACAGCTTCCATGCTTAATACTGGTAATTTTGTTGTATACAATTCTGACCAGAAAGTAATATGGCAGAGCTTCGATCATCCTACCACTACCATTCTACAAGGACAACGTCTCTTAGCTGGGGTAGAGCTGTTCTCTAGCGTCTCAGAAACTGACCAGTCAACAGGAATATTTCGTCTTAAGATGCAGAATGATGGAAACCTTGTGCAGTACCCTGTGGAAACTCCAGACACAGCAAGCTATGCTTATTGGGCATCTGGTACAGATGGTAGAGGAGATAATGTGAGCCTGAATCTTGATAAAGATGGACATCTATACCTGCTCAATTCCACAGGCTTCAACATAAAGGATATTTTTGAAGGAGGATATGATAAAAATGGAACAATTTATCTGATGAAAATTGATTCGGATGGTATCTTCCGACTCTATTCTTACGAATTCAATCAGAATGGGAATCAATCAGTTTTATGGTCATCTACTTCTGACAAGTGTGATCCCAAGGGTCTATGTGGGTTTAATAGCTATTGCGTCAATGAAGATAAAGAAGCTGATTGTAGATGTCTTCCAGGATTTGCTCCAGTTATAGAGGGCAATTTTAGTGCTGGCTGTGAAAGGAATTTCTCCACCGAGAGCTGCAAAAGTGAGGAAGGGAGAATCCAGTACACCATTCAGGCAGTTGAGAATACTGTGTGGGAAGATTCTGGATATTCTGTTCTGTCGTTAACAACCAAAGAAGACTGCGAGACCGCATGTTCCGAGGATTGCACCTGTGAAGCTGCCATGTTTAAAGATACGGAGTGCAAGATGCAGAGGCTTCCTCTGAGATTTGGGAGAAGGAATCTTCGTGATTCAAACGTAGCTTTGATCAAGGTAGGTCTATCCAGTGAATCAAGAAAACATGATGTGTCTAAAGAACGAATGGAAAAACTTCGAATGGACATTCTAATTATAGGTGTTTCACTGATTGGTTTTGCAATCATTGTGTTGGTAATTTCTGGGGCTTTCATTTATAGGAGTCATGTTTTCAGGTACAAACGGTTTTCTACTCATAGCGGCATAAGATTGTGCGAAAATGTTGCTCCGATATCGTTtagttttgaagaaattgaGCAGATGACTCATAATTTCAAGGAAGAAATTGGAAAAGGAGCATTCGGAACAGTTTACAAAGGGACCGCAATGTTGGATAATGGCGTGAAGGTCGTTGCAGTGAAGAAATTGGACAAAGTATCAAATCAAGGGGAACGAGAGTTTCAAAACgagatgaaaattattggCAGAACTCATCATCGAAATTTAGTTCGACTAATCGGATATTGCCACAAAGGAGCTAATAGGCTGTTGGTCTATGAGTACATGGTCAATGGATCACTAGCTGATGTGCTCTTTACACCTGAAAAACGACCTTGCTGGAATGAGAGGGTGGAAATTGCTCGCAACATAGCAAGAGGTCTCCTCTATCTTCATGAAGAGTGCGATACCCAAATAATCCATTGTGACATCAAATCCCAAAATATTCTAATGGATGAACAGGGGAATGCGAAAATATCTGATTTTGGTTTGGCCAAGCTCCTAAAGccagaccaatccaaaactttCACTGGGATCAGAGGAACAAGGGGGTATGTTGCACCAGAGTGGCACATGAAACTGCCAATTACAGTCAAAGCAGATGTTTACAGCTTTGGAGTCGTAGTATTGGAGATCATATGTTGTCGGCGCAGTGTGAATTGGAGCCTTCTTGAGGAAGAAGCCGTCCTTGAAGAATGGGTCTACGATTGTTTTCAGGGTGGTGAACTACGGAAACTAGTAGGGGATGATGAAGAGGTAGACGAGAAACAATTGGAAAGGATGGTGAGAGTCGGACTATGGTGTATTTTGGACGAGCCAACACTCCGCCCTTCCATGAAGAAGGTTCTACTGATGTTAGAAGGGACAGTTGACATCCCAGTGCCGCCCAGCCCAACTTCCTTTTTTAGTGCTATTTAA
- the LOC18611785 gene encoding G-type lectin S-receptor-like serine/threonine-protein kinase LECRK3: MAAIFLLLLSIVLTAVAQPRNSNITLGSSLTPTGQSTWLSPSGLYAFGFYQQAAKGYAVGIFLAGVPQRTVVWTANRDDPPVPSTASLNLTTDGRLILQSPQGRELYITDSSEKVATASMLDTGNFVVYNSDQKVMWQSFDHPTTTILQGQRLLAGVELFSSVSETDQSTGIFRLKMQNDGNLVQYPVETPDTASYSYWASGTDGRGDNVSLNLDKDGHLYLLNSTGFKIKDIFEGGNDTNRTIYLMKIDSDGIFRLYSYEFNQNGNQSTIWSSTYDKCDPKGLCGLNSYCVTEDKEADCKCLPGFAPVIEGNFSAGCERNFSTESCKSDTGRIQYTIQAVENTVWEDSGYSVLPLKTKEDCERACFEDCTCEAAMFRDTECKMQRLPLRYGRRNLRDSNVALIKVGISSESRKHDVSKERKEKPRMDILVIGVSLTGFAITVLVISGALIYRRHVFRYKRFSTHSDIRLCENVAPISFSFEEIEQMTHNFKEEIGKGAFGTVYKGTTMLDNGVKVVAVKKLDKVSNQGEREFQNEMKIIGRTHHRNLVRLIGYCHEGANRLLVYEYMVNGSLADVLFTPEKRPCWNERVEIARNIARGLLYLHEECDTQIIHCDIKSQNILMDEQGNAKISDFGLAKLLKPDQTKTFTGIRGTRGYVAPEWHRKLPVTVKADVYSFGVVVLEIICCRRSVNWSLPEEEAVLEEWVYDCFQGGELRKLVGDDEEVDEKQLERMVRVGLWCILDEPTLRPSMKKVLLMLEGTVAIPVPPSPTSFFSAI, encoded by the coding sequence ATGGCCGCCATTTTTTTACTTCTTCTGTCCATCGTTTTAACTGCAGTAGCTCAACCAAGGAATTCCAACATAACTCTAGGCTCATCGCTAACACCCACAGGCCAATCCACATGGCTATCCCCTTCTGGCCTATATGCCTTTGGATTTTACCAGCAAGCTGCTAAGGGCTATGCTGTAGGAATTTTTCTTGCTGGCGTTCCCCAAAGGACAGTGGTTTGGACAGCCAACCGAGATGATCCTCCTGTTCCAAGCACTGCTAGCTTGAATCTTACGACTGATGGAAGGCTCATTCTGCAATCACCGCAAGGACGAGAGTTATACATCACTGATTCTTCTGAAAAAGTTGCCACAGCTTCGATGCTTGATACTGGCAATTTTGTTGTATACAATTCTGACCAGAAAGTAATGTGGCAGAGCTTCGATCATCCTACCACTACCATTCTACAAGGACAACGTCTCTTAGCTGGGGTAGAGCTGTTCTCTAGCGTCTCAGAAACTGACCAGTCAACAGGAATATTTCGTCTTAAGATGCAGAATGATGGAAACCTTGTGCAGTACCCTGTCGAAACTCCAGACACAGCGAGCTATTCTTATTGGGCATCTGGTACAGATGGTAGAGGAGATAATGTGAGCCTGAATCTTGATAAAGATGGACATCTATACCTGCTTAATTCCACCGGCTTCAAAATAAAGGATATATTTGAAGGAGGAAATGATACAAATAGAACAATTTATCTGATGAAAATTGATTCGGATGGTATCTTCCGACTCTATTCTTACGAATTCAATCAGAATGGGAATCAATCAACTATATGGTCATCTACGTATGACAAATGTGACCCCAAGGGTCTGTGCGGGCTTAATAGCTATTGCGTTACTGAAGATAAAGAAGCTGATTGTAAATGTCTTCCAGGATTTGCTCCAGTTATAGAGGGCAATTTTAGTGCTGGCTGTGAAAGGAATTTCTCCACCGAGAGCTGCAAAAGCGATACAGGGAGAATCCAGTACACCATTCAGGCAGTTGAGAATACTGTGTGGGAAGATTCTGGATATTCTGTTCTGCCTTTAAAAACCAAAGAAGACTGCGAGAGAGCATGTTTCGAGGATTGCACCTGTGAAGCTGCCATGTTTAGAGATACGGAGTGCAAGATGCAAAGGCTTCCTCTGAGATATGGAAGAAGGAATCTTCGTGATTCAAACGTAGCTTTGATCAAGGTAGGTATATCCAGTGAATCAAGAAAACACGATGTGTCTAAAGAACGAAAGGAAAAACCTAGAATGGACATTCTAGTTATTGGAGTTTCACTGACTGGTTTTGCAATCACTGTGCTGGTAATTTCTGGGGCTTTGATTTATAGGAGGCATGTTTTCAGATACAAAAGGTTTTCTACTCATAGCGACATAAGATTGTGCGAGAATGTTGCTCCGATATCGTTtagttttgaagaaattgaGCAGATGACTCATAATTTCAAGGAAGAAATTGGAAAAGGAGCATTCGGGACAGTTTACAAAGGGACCACAATGTTGGATAATGGGGTGAAGGTCGTTGCAGTGAAGAAATTAGACAAAGTATCAAATCAAGGGGAACGAGAGTTTCAAAACgagatgaaaattattggCAGAACTCATCATCGAAATTTAGTTCGACTAATCGGATATTGCCACGAAGGAGCTAATAGGCTGTTGGTCTATGAGTACATGGTCAATGGCTCACTTGCTGATGTGCTCTTTACACCTGAAAAACGACCTTGCTGGAATGAGAGGGTGGAAATTGCTCGCAACATAGCAAGAGGTCTCCTCTATCTTCATGAAGAGTGCGATACCCAAATAATCCATTGTGACATCAAATCTCAAAATATACTAATGGATGAACAGGGGAATGCAAAAATATCTGATTTTGGTTTGGCCAAGCTGCTAAAGCCAGACCAAACCAAAACCTTCACTGGGATCAGAGGAACAAGGGGGTATGTTGCACCAGAGTGGCACAGGAAACTGCCAGTGACAGTCAAAGCAGATGTTTACAGCTTTGGAGTCGTAGTATTGGAGATCATATGTTGTAGGCGGAGTGTGAATTGGAGCCTTCCCGAGGAAGAAGCCGTCCTCGAAGAATGGGTCTACGATTGTTTTCAGGGTGGTGAACTACGGAAACTAGTAGGGGATGATGAAGAGGTTGACGAGAAACAATTGGAAAGGATGGTGAGAGTCGGATTATGGTGTATTTTAGATGAGCCAACACTTCGCCCTTCCATGAAGAAGGTTCTGTTGATGTTGGAAGGGACAGTTGCCATTCCAGTACCTCCCAGCCCAACTTCTTTTTTTAGTGCTATTTAA
- the LOC18611783 gene encoding UPF0235 protein C15orf40 homolog, translating to MAPAKKGKAKAEKAEPTQSSKNDPKFPSSIRPVPPSSVAITIHAKPGAKSSSITDFSDDAVGVQIDAPAKDGEANAALLDYISSVLGVKRRQVSIGSGSKSRDKVVIVEEITLQSVFDALNKASKC from the exons ATGGCTCCAGCCAAGAAGGGAAAAGCCAAGGCCGAGAAGGCGGAGCCAACTCAGTCCTCTAAAAACGACCCCAAATTCCCATCGTCCATCCGCCCGGTTCCTCCCTCGTCTGTTGCCATCACCATCCACGCCAAGCCCGGCGCCAAATCGTCCTCCATCACCG ATTTCAGCGACGACGCTGTAGGGGTCCAGATAGACGCGCCTGCCAAAGACGGTGAAGCTAACGCGGCGCTTCTTGATTATATTAGCTCG GTTTTGGGGGTCAAAAGAAGGCAGGTTTCAATAGGTTCTGGCTCTAAATCACGAGACAAGGTGGTGATTGTGGAGGAGATAACCCTACAGAGCGTATTTGATGCTTTAAACAAAGCATCCAAGTGCTAG
- the LOC18611786 gene encoding ATP synthase subunit epsilon, mitochondrial → MASNAAVPFWRAAGMTYITYSNICANLVRNCLKEPYKTEALAREKVHFSISKWTDGKPEKPTLRSDSPVE, encoded by the exons atggCGTCGAACGCGGCGGTGCCGTTCTGGCGTGCAGCCGGCATGACGTATATCACCTACTCAAACATATGCGCCAATCTCGTCAGAAACTGCTTGAAGGAACCCTACAAGACTGAAGCCCTTGCTCGTGAGAAAGTCCATTTCTCTATCTCCAAGTGGACCGATGGAAAGCCTGAAAAGCCCA CTCTCCGCTCAGATTCCCCTGTAGAATGA
- the LOC18611782 gene encoding G-type lectin S-receptor-like serine/threonine-protein kinase LECRK1 produces the protein MASVVPALLLLLSSVCLARRVEEKHPTIIGLGSSLKPVTEPTLWASPSGRFAFGFYNQGSGFSVGVWLVGKGTSSNRVVWTANRDDPPVASNATLILNEKGELLLTTESGEKKVIANKTDSASSASMLDSGNFVLYNNDGHIIWESFKNPTDTILGGQNLSTDGQLISSLSENNHSTGRFHLIMQGDGNLVLYPSNDAYIPENAYWSSQTNGIGSFHLYLNSTTGFLQLINNSDLSISRPLGVSFFAEGDSDDGKDNSSIVYSARLDVDGNFRLYTHLFDRSGRLQTFPRFRALKNSCRVKGFCGFNSFCTFNDYQPYCVCLPGTDFIDPYQRTLGCTRNYSEAHCKGGKANEGFYNIIPMENLVWNTDVFYSKEKMSKDECSRTCLEDCNCEAAQFESGVCKKQKLPLKYMLRDPDRDSFSTAFLKVGVRSLEAENNSIPLELIKPTMITIKRKETMVQLLLLTFSLVACSCVLLSISGLFIYKFRVLRYKMLLENGNLGLNEELTLILFSYNELRRATYGFREELGKGSFGAVYKGTLYKGRKSIAVKRLEKLVEEGEREFQAEMRAIGRTHHRNLVRLLGYCAEDSKRLLVYEYMGNGSLADLLFKTTMRPDWNERIRIALDVARGILYLHEECESPIIHCDIKPQNILMDDTWTAKISDFGLAKFLMGDQTRTFTGVRGTRGYMAPEWQKNTPISVKADIYSFGIVLLEIVCCRRNLDTTVSKTEEIILSNWVYRCFVEKELDKLVLGEEVDKKNLEKMVMVALWCIQDEPALRPSIKSVVMMLEGITDISIPPCPSASSM, from the coding sequence ATGGCTTCAGTAGTACCGGCTCTTCTCTTACTCCTTTCTTCGGTATGCTTGGCTAGACGAGTTGAGGAAAAGCATCCTACCATCATAGGACTGGGCTCTTCACTCAAACCCGTCACCGAGCCCACATTATGGGCTTCGCCTTCTGGCCGCTTTGCATTTGGTTTTTACAATCAAGGCAGTGGCTTTTCTGTTGGAGTTTGGTTGGTCGGCAAGGGCACGAGCTCCAACAGAGTCGTATGGACAGCAAATCGTGATGATCCGCCGGTCGCTTCAAATGCTACGCTGATATTGAATGAGAAAGGTGAGCTTCTTTTGACAACTGAGAGCGGAGAGAAGAAAGTTATTGCTAATAAAACAGACTCAGCCTCCTCTGCCTCCATGTTAGATTCAGGCAATTTCGTACTCTACAACAATGATGGGCATATCATTTGGGAGAGTTTCAAGAATCCTACAGATACCATTTTAGGTGGTCAGAATCTATCCACAGATGGTCAGTTGATCTCCAGTTTATCAGAAAATAACCACTCAACTGGAAGGTTTCATCTCATAATGCAAGGCGATGGGAACCTTGTGCTATACCCATCAAACGACGCATATATTCCTGAAAATGCCTATTGGAGCAGTCAAACCAATGGGATTGGCTCGTTTCACCTTTATCTTAACTCAACGACAGGCTTCCTACAACTCATCAACAACAGTGATTTGTCCATCTCCCGGCCACTTGGCGTTTCATTTTTCGCCGAGGGAGACTCTGACGATGGAAAGGACAATAGCAGTATCGTTTATAGTGCAAGGCTTGATGTTGATGGAAATTTCCGGTTATATACTCATCTGTTTGATCGAAGTGGTAGACTCCAAACTTTTCCTAGGTTTCGTGCGTTGAAGAATTCATGCCGAGTTAAAGGTTTTTGTGGTTTCAATAGCTTCTGCACATTCAATGATTACCAACCTTACTGTGTATGCCTTCCCGGGACCGATTTTATTGATCCTTATCAGCGCACCCTTGGCTGCACGAGAAATTATTCTGAAGCACACTGTAAAGGAGGGAAGGCGAATGAAGGCTTTTATAACATCATTCCAATGGAAAATTTAGTATGGAATACTGATGTATTTTACAGTAAAGAGAAAATGTCCAAAGATGAATGCAGCAGAACGTGTTTGGAAGACTGTAATTGTGAGGCAGCACAGTTTGAGAGTGGAGTTTGCAAGAAACAAAAGCTTCCACTGAAGTATATGCTACGAGATCCTGACCGAGATTCGTTTTCGACAGCTTTCTTGAAGGTGGGGGTGAGAAGTCTTGAAGCAGAGAACAACAGTATACCCCTTGAACTAATTAAGCCGACGATGATCACAATCAAACGGAAAGAAACGATGGTGCAATTGCTTCTTCTAACTTTCAGTCTTGTTGCATGTTCATGTGTTTTGCTTTCAATCTCTGgtttattcatttataaatttcgAGTTCTAAGATACAAAATGCTGTTGGAAAATGGAAATTTGGGCCTAAATGAGGAGCTCACtttgatattattttcataCAATGAACTCCGGAGAGCAACATATGGTTTTAGGGAAGAGTTGGGTAAGGGATCATTTGGAGCTGTCTACAAAGGGACTTTATACAAAGGTCGAAAGTCAATAGCTGTGAAGAGACTGGAGAAGTTAGTGGAAGAAGGTGAAAGAGAGTTCCAAGCAGAAATGCGAGCGATTGGGAGAACTCACCATAGGAACTTAGTTCGACTCCTCGGTTATTGTGCTGAGGATTCTAAGAGGCTTTTGGTTTATGAATACATGGGCAATGGCTCCCTTGCAGACCTACTTTTCAAGACAACAATGCGCCCAGATTGGAATGAAAGAATAAGAATAGCCCTGGATGTTGCTAGAGGAATCCTCTATTTACATGAAGAGTGTGAGAGCCCCATCATCCATTGCGATATAAAGCCTCAGAACATACTGATGGATGATACTTGGACGGCTAAAATATCTGACTTCGGGCTGGCAAAATTTTTGATGGGAGATCAAACAAGGACCTTCACAGGGGTAAGAGGAACTAGAGGATACATGGCGCCAGAATGGCAGAAAAACACTCCAATATCAGTGAAGGCTGATATTTACAGTTTTGGAATAGTGCTACTGGAAATTGTCTGTTGCAGAAGGAACTTGGACACCACTGTTTCAAAAACGGAGGAAATTATTCTGTCCAACTGGGTCTACAGATGTTTTGTTGAGAAAGAGTTGGATAAACTTGTGCTTGGTGAAGAGGTGGATAAGAAAAACTTGGAAAAAATGGTGATGGTGGCACTTTGGTGTATTCAAGATGAACCAGCTCTCCGTCCTTCCATAAAGAGTGTAGTGATGATGTTGGAGGGGATAACTGATATATCTATTCCTCCATGTCCATCTGCTTCCTCCATGTGA